One genomic window of Streptomonospora nanhaiensis includes the following:
- a CDS encoding zinc-binding dehydrogenase produces MRSAYIEALGPAEHIRYGDLPPPRPASGEVLVDVAYTAVNHVDTFVRSGAWRTPLTFPFVIGRDLVGTVAADSPPAGGFVPGERVWCLSMGHAGRQGAAAERVAVPADRLYRLPPEVPGAEAAALAHPAATAYLALFVHGGLRPGARVVVVGAGGNVGGAAVVMAAEAGARVTAVASAADAAYCRALGAEAAVDYRAPDLAGALAALHPEGADLVVDAAGRNDVETAVPLLARRGRMVLLAGMATRPVLPAGPLYLLDRTVTGFAISQAATDELAAAADHVARLAAAGRLRPRRVEVLPLSEAAQAHRRLEAGEGAGVRFVLATGVGESAAGSARSGAVEAARAGGAAPAARPGAAARPGSADGADLTNAPGGRGPDGAAAASLSAMSTSIVDQSPLFEVRAEIRVAAPPSAVYTLVSDLPSQGKWSPECRGGEWVQGEPGAVGSVFRGENYRAQDVVGWAPLVRGTWHTEARVVAAEPDRTFRWMMLSHAKEDQESIWGFDVAPDGEGGSVLVHHFRMGRATAGIHKIVADLDEEDRKRFIAEWTEKLESDLAVTLSRIKDVIEQA; encoded by the coding sequence ATGCGCTCCGCTTACATCGAGGCGCTCGGCCCGGCCGAGCACATCCGCTACGGCGACCTGCCCCCACCGCGGCCGGCTTCCGGCGAGGTGCTGGTGGACGTCGCCTACACCGCGGTCAACCACGTCGACACCTTCGTCCGCTCCGGTGCGTGGCGCACCCCGCTGACCTTCCCGTTCGTCATCGGCCGCGACCTCGTGGGCACCGTGGCCGCCGACAGCCCGCCGGCCGGGGGATTCGTGCCGGGTGAGCGGGTGTGGTGCCTGAGCATGGGCCACGCCGGCCGCCAGGGCGCCGCCGCCGAGCGGGTCGCGGTGCCCGCGGACCGCCTCTACCGGCTCCCGCCCGAGGTGCCCGGGGCTGAGGCCGCCGCCCTGGCCCATCCCGCCGCCACCGCCTACCTCGCCCTGTTCGTGCACGGCGGGCTGCGCCCCGGCGCGCGCGTGGTGGTCGTGGGCGCCGGGGGCAACGTGGGCGGCGCGGCCGTGGTGATGGCGGCAGAGGCCGGGGCCCGCGTGACGGCGGTCGCCTCGGCCGCCGACGCCGCCTACTGCCGCGCGCTGGGCGCCGAGGCCGCCGTGGACTACCGCGCCCCCGACCTGGCCGGTGCGCTCGCCGCGCTGCACCCCGAGGGCGCCGACCTGGTGGTCGACGCCGCCGGCCGCAACGACGTCGAGACCGCCGTGCCGCTGCTGGCGCGGCGCGGCCGCATGGTGCTGCTGGCCGGCATGGCCACCCGCCCCGTCCTGCCCGCCGGACCGCTCTACCTGCTGGACCGCACCGTCACCGGGTTCGCGATCTCCCAGGCCGCCACCGACGAGCTGGCGGCGGCCGCCGACCACGTGGCCCGGCTGGCGGCGGCGGGGCGGCTGCGCCCGCGCCGGGTGGAGGTGCTGCCGCTGAGCGAGGCCGCCCAGGCCCACCGCCGCCTGGAGGCGGGGGAGGGCGCGGGGGTGCGCTTCGTGCTGGCCACCGGCGTCGGCGAGAGCGCCGCGGGATCGGCGCGATCCGGCGCGGTCGAGGCGGCCCGGGCCGGCGGCGCCGCCCCGGCCGCCCGGCCCGGCGCCGCCGCCCGCCCTGGCAGCGCCGACGGCGCCGACTTGACCAACGCCCCCGGCGGCCGTGGCCCGGACGGCGCCGCGGCTGCCAGCCTCAGCGCCATGAGTACTTCGATTGTGGACCAGTCCCCGCTGTTCGAGGTGCGCGCCGAAATCCGGGTCGCCGCGCCGCCGTCCGCCGTCTACACGCTCGTCAGCGACCTGCCGTCCCAGGGCAAGTGGAGCCCGGAGTGCCGGGGCGGCGAGTGGGTGCAGGGCGAGCCGGGGGCCGTGGGCTCGGTCTTCCGGGGCGAGAACTACCGCGCCCAGGACGTGGTCGGGTGGGCGCCGCTGGTGCGCGGCACCTGGCACACCGAGGCCCGCGTCGTGGCCGCCGAGCCCGACCGCACCTTCCGCTGGATGATGCTCTCCCACGCCAAGGAGGACCAGGAGAGCATCTGGGGCTTCGACGTCGCGCCCGACGGCGAGGGCGGCTCGGTCCTCGTCCACCACTTCCGGATGGGCCGCGCCACGGCCGGCATCCACAAGATCGTCGCGGACCTCGACGAAGAGGACCGCAAGCGGTTCATCGCCGAGTGGACCGAAAAGCTCGAATCCGACCTCGCCGTGACGCTGAGCCGCATCAAGGACGTCATCGAGCAGGCGTGA
- a CDS encoding class I adenylate-forming enzyme family protein, whose product MFLQRIANKGIRLGTLFDRAAARHPASPVILDHDLDIAPETGRRPSLTELARVVADAASRLWSVRVRPGDYVVVHKSDNFDISLLACAIARIGAIPVMLSAKLDGDTVAQLIRRVDNPYLLTDQAKLETELPAEVFDTCRTVLLVSGTYEGAVSLASLAGAPRVRPVEMPPSHPTLITHTSGTTGLPKLAVHTGHTFQARYRPQATIVGAAVRRSEPVAVHVSFVHSRMYTAMPISILQGHPLIVLRDDDPERVAEVFSQVPPGFIEAHPNTFLRWEVLAEDPRKPLANVKYFSSTFDAIHPRTVQRMLSASRRRNPLFAQAYGQSEVGPIAARTYNRAMGDDFDGRCVGRPFPGMTGVRVVSRDGRPVTKSSPGYIEVSSDGRILTYLGEHHRWEKQAQGSWWRMGDLGYRTKWGCLHLLDREVDEIPGIESTLEIEDRLFARLPALVEVVIVPSPEGAPVPVVCTRDDEPLDPAAWKRAVEDLPPLADPVQWRLEDLPQTATTKIKRLELAGRLHQAAASGA is encoded by the coding sequence ATGTTCCTACAGCGCATCGCAAACAAGGGCATCCGGCTGGGCACCCTGTTCGACCGGGCCGCCGCCCGGCACCCGGCCTCGCCCGTCATCCTCGACCACGACCTCGACATCGCCCCCGAGACCGGCCGGCGCCCCTCCCTGACCGAGCTGGCCCGGGTGGTGGCCGACGCGGCCTCGCGCCTGTGGTCGGTGCGGGTCCGCCCCGGCGACTACGTCGTGGTCCACAAGTCCGACAACTTCGACATCTCCCTGCTGGCGTGCGCCATCGCCCGCATCGGCGCCATCCCGGTGATGCTGTCGGCCAAGCTCGACGGCGACACCGTGGCCCAGCTCATCCGCCGCGTCGACAACCCCTACCTCCTCACCGACCAGGCCAAGCTGGAGACCGAGCTGCCCGCCGAGGTGTTCGACACCTGCCGCACCGTGCTGCTGGTCTCGGGCACCTACGAGGGCGCTGTCTCCCTGGCCTCCCTCGCCGGCGCACCCCGGGTGCGCCCGGTCGAGATGCCCCCCTCCCACCCGACCCTCATCACCCACACCTCCGGCACCACCGGCCTGCCCAAGCTGGCGGTGCACACCGGGCACACCTTCCAGGCCCGCTACCGGCCGCAGGCCACCATCGTGGGCGCGGCGGTGCGGCGCAGCGAGCCGGTCGCCGTGCACGTGTCGTTCGTGCACTCGCGCATGTACACGGCCATGCCGATCTCGATCCTGCAGGGCCACCCGCTGATCGTCCTGCGCGACGACGACCCCGAGCGGGTCGCCGAGGTGTTCTCCCAGGTGCCGCCCGGGTTCATCGAGGCGCACCCCAACACCTTCCTGCGCTGGGAGGTGCTGGCCGAGGACCCGCGCAAGCCGCTGGCCAACGTCAAGTACTTCAGCAGCACCTTCGACGCCATCCACCCCCGCACCGTGCAGCGCATGCTCTCGGCCTCGCGCCGGCGCAACCCGCTGTTCGCCCAGGCCTACGGCCAGAGCGAGGTCGGCCCCATCGCCGCGCGCACCTACAACCGCGCCATGGGCGACGACTTCGACGGCCGGTGCGTGGGCCGGCCGTTCCCCGGCATGACCGGGGTGCGGGTGGTCAGCCGCGACGGCCGCCCCGTCACCAAGTCCTCGCCCGGCTACATCGAGGTCAGCAGCGACGGCCGCATCCTCACCTACCTCGGCGAGCACCACCGCTGGGAGAAGCAGGCGCAGGGCTCCTGGTGGCGCATGGGCGACCTGGGCTACCGCACCAAGTGGGGCTGCCTGCACCTGCTCGACCGCGAGGTGGACGAGATCCCCGGCATCGAGAGCACCCTGGAGATCGAGGACCGGCTGTTCGCCCGTCTGCCCGCCCTGGTGGAGGTCGTGATCGTGCCCTCGCCCGAGGGCGCCCCCGTCCCCGTCGTCTGCACCCGCGACGACGAACCGCTCGACCCGGCCGCCTGGAAGCGCGCGGTGGAGGACCTGCCGCCGCTGGCCGACCCGGTGCAGTGGCGCCTGGAGGACCTGCCCCAGACCGCCACCACCAAGATCAAGCGCCTGGAGCTGGCCGGCCGCCTGCACCAGGCCGCCGCAAGCGGCGCCTGA
- a CDS encoding lyase family protein, with the protein MPEKTASGAPRTRAAARRRRAPERGGRLMNAAPALAPTGPLTDTGLLCPVRAGTPVERAVADDAWLQAALDAQAALARAQASLGALPEEAARTITSVAADHGLDPRLVAVAARENANPAAALQRAFTAVLAQRDPDCARHVRRSTTAQDVFETGAMLVAKRALRVLRGELETAERALAALSAAHRAAPPAGRGPAARAVGVMLGLRAAGWSAQVRRARARIESVLDTGLPVVLGGGSGTGEPFAEDAGYPGAPGGDGAPGGDGGSGGDRGGAVEPRDPARRAALLAAAFARETGLAAGPLPGPEPGAGPRAPLADIAAACDATAEVLGRVAAAVPVLPRGRATPWVGPDERGPILAAALQGCAVQIPALSGALVRCLVASDDRPPGSWQGEWTLLRECLRLTGGATHTLAELASELRLRLDPEALADEHGAGGAAAVRRLAETLAPGLGRAGGARPAAGCGAVAGAADPAAPDALGGTPLPRLPGALTPPPPPDALTPAAWPASHRTPAAAHHG; encoded by the coding sequence ATGCCCGAGAAGACGGCGTCCGGAGCGCCGCGCACCCGCGCGGCCGCCCGCCGGCGCCGCGCCCCCGAACGGGGCGGCCGCCTGATGAACGCCGCCCCGGCCCTGGCGCCGACCGGGCCGCTCACCGACACCGGCCTGCTCTGCCCGGTGCGCGCGGGGACCCCCGTGGAGCGGGCGGTCGCCGACGACGCCTGGCTGCAGGCCGCGCTCGACGCCCAGGCGGCGCTGGCCCGCGCCCAGGCGTCCCTGGGCGCGCTGCCCGAGGAGGCGGCCCGCACCATCACCTCCGTCGCCGCCGACCACGGCCTGGACCCGCGCCTGGTCGCGGTCGCCGCCCGAGAGAACGCCAACCCGGCGGCGGCCCTCCAGCGCGCGTTCACCGCCGTGCTCGCCCAGCGCGACCCCGACTGCGCGCGGCACGTCCGCCGCAGCACCACCGCCCAGGACGTGTTCGAGACCGGCGCGATGCTGGTCGCCAAGCGCGCGCTGCGGGTGCTGCGCGGCGAACTGGAGACCGCGGAGCGCGCGCTCGCCGCCCTGTCGGCCGCCCACCGCGCCGCGCCCCCGGCCGGGCGCGGCCCCGCAGCCCGCGCCGTGGGGGTCATGCTGGGCCTGCGGGCGGCCGGATGGTCGGCACAGGTGCGCCGCGCCCGCGCCCGGATCGAGTCGGTGCTGGACACCGGCCTGCCGGTGGTGCTCGGCGGCGGCTCGGGCACCGGGGAGCCGTTCGCCGAGGACGCGGGATACCCCGGTGCGCCTGGCGGCGACGGTGCCCCCGGTGGCGACGGCGGCAGTGGCGGCGACCGGGGCGGCGCGGTCGAGCCGCGCGACCCCGCCCGCCGCGCCGCGCTGCTGGCGGCCGCCTTCGCCCGCGAGACCGGCCTGGCAGCGGGCCCGCTGCCAGGCCCCGAGCCCGGGGCCGGACCCCGCGCGCCGCTGGCCGACATCGCCGCCGCCTGCGACGCCACCGCCGAGGTGCTGGGCCGGGTCGCGGCGGCGGTGCCGGTGCTGCCGCGCGGCCGCGCCACCCCCTGGGTGGGTCCCGACGAGCGCGGCCCGATCCTCGCGGCGGCGCTGCAGGGCTGCGCGGTCCAGATCCCCGCACTGTCGGGCGCGCTCGTGCGCTGCCTGGTGGCGAGCGACGACCGTCCGCCGGGCAGCTGGCAGGGGGAGTGGACGCTGCTGCGCGAGTGCCTGCGGCTGACCGGCGGGGCCACCCACACCCTGGCCGAACTCGCGAGCGAGCTGCGTCTGCGGCTGGACCCCGAGGCGCTGGCCGACGAGCACGGCGCGGGCGGCGCCGCCGCCGTACGGCGGCTCGCCGAGACCCTCGCCCCCGGCCTCGGCCGCGCGGGCGGGGCCCGCCCGGCGGCGGGCTGCGGCGCGGTGGCCGGTGCCGCCGACCCGGCGGCACCCGACGCACTCGGCGGCACGCCCCTGCCCCGCCTGCCCGGCGCCCTCACACCCCCGCCCCCACCCGACGCCCTCACCCCCGCCGCCTGGCCGGCCTCCCACCGCACCCCGGCCGCCGCCCACCACGGCTGA